From Caretta caretta isolate rCarCar2 chromosome 14, rCarCar1.hap1, whole genome shotgun sequence, the proteins below share one genomic window:
- the LOC125621843 gene encoding olfactory receptor 14A16-like — protein sequence MSNQTTVTEFLLLGFSDVQELQILHFVVFLVIYLAALVGNLLIFMAIAFDHHLHTPMYFFLMNLSILDLGSISVTIPKSLANYILNTRSISYAGCVAQVFLFIFFTEADFAFLTVMAYDRYVAICKPLHYETVMNRRACVQMAASAWISGILYSVLHTGNTFALTFCGANMVDQFFCEISQLLKLACSDSYLIEVGVIAFNVCLTLSFFVLIIVSYVQVFTTVLRIPSEQVWHKAFSTCLPHLLVVSLFVCTGAFAYLKPTSSSISGLDLFVAVLYSMVPPMMNPIIYSMRNKEIKGALKKLTGWSLSTKNKISRFLP from the coding sequence ATGTCCAACCAAACCACTGTGACTGAGTTCCTTCTCctgggattctctgatgttcAGGAGTTGCAGATTTTGCACTTTGTGGTATTTCTAGTGATTTATCTGGCAGCCCTGGTGGGGAATCTTCTTATCTTCATGGCCATAGCCTTTGACCaccaccttcacacccccatgtacttcttcctgatgaATCTGTCCATCCTGGACCTTGGCTCCATCTCTGTCACCATCCCCAAATCCTTGGCCAATTACATATTGAATACCAGGTCAATTTCTTATGCTGGGTGTGTTGCTCAAGTCTTTCTCTTCATCTTCTTCACTGAGGCTGACTTTGCTTTCCTCACCGTAATGGCATATGATCGATATGTTGCCATCTGCAAACCACTGCACTATGAGACTGTGATGAACAGGAGAGCTTGTGTCCAAATGGCAGCCAGTGCCTGGATCAGTGGGATTCTCTACTCTGTGCTACACACTGGGAACACATTTGCATTGACCTTCTGTGGAGCCAACATGGTGGAtcagttcttctgtgaaatcTCCCAGCTACTCAAACTCGCCTGCTCCGACTCATATCTCATTGAAGTTGGGGTTATTGCATTTAAtgtatgtttaactttaagcttctttgttttaataattgTGTCATATGTTCAGGTCTTCACCACAGTGCTGAGAATCCCCTCTGAGCAAGTCTGGcataaagccttctccacctgcctcccTCACCTCCTTGTGGTCTCCTTGTTTGTTTGCACTGGCGCCTTTGCTTACCTGAAACCCACCTCCAGCTCAATATCAGGGCTGGATCTCTTCGTGGCTGTTCTCTATTCCATGGTGCCTCCCATGATGAATCCCATAATCTACAGCATGAGGAACAAAGAGATCAAAGGTGCCCTGAAGAAACTGACTGGGTGGTCATTATCCACCAAGAATAAAATTTCCAGATTTCTCCCATGA